TACAATATATGCGTGTCACGAAATTGTTGTAATTTCCGTTTGGTTGTAACTCTACTTGGACTGCTGCAGCCTGTTCTACAACAAAGGAGTTTGTGGTTCCAGCTTCTCGGCGCTTGCGAGCCCTGTATCTACGCTGTCTCTCTCGATTCTTCAGACGTCGAGTCAATAAGTCACCACGCCCTTTACTAGAATGTGCTCTTTGGTCAATGGATTTCATCATAGAATTGTCTTGTGAACCAGAAGAACTTTGCCTGTTTTCCATTTTCAGAGTAGGGTTATCATCTGCACTAATCAAGTTAGATAAGGATGGTCAATAAGTTATTACTGATTAAGAACTTAATGCGAATAACAATTGATACGCAGTGTACAA
Above is a genomic segment from Medicago truncatula cultivar Jemalong A17 chromosome 5, MtrunA17r5.0-ANR, whole genome shotgun sequence containing:
- the LOC11409847 gene encoding uncharacterized protein, translated to MENRQSSSGSQDNSMMKSIDQRAHSSKGRGDLLTRRLKNRERQRRYRARKRREAGTTNSFVVEQAAAVQVELQPNGNYNNFVTRIYCNRDWKKDARRAHIVKHQEMNGFIDHSLTLTNVPVVTCLGIGNKSETMLDRETQSGSSSVVYNETPRTVLGRRDWKAEARRKKN